A genomic region of Anaerobaca lacustris contains the following coding sequences:
- a CDS encoding motility protein A: MDIATIIGTLLGFVVVVGAIVMGGGAAMFFHVPSLCITIGGMLCATMIHFSLPQFLSIFSIIKKTIVARIPGQSEVVQKMVNFAAINRRDGTLALEPEISKLSDHFFAKGLQLLVDGQDAEAIRDMLEPEIQYLQERHAGGKKILEFMGAAAPAFGMIGTLIGLVQMLRNLSSPDQIGQGMAVALLTTFYGAFAANLVFIPLAGKLGIYSKEESLAMEMILEGVCSVAQGDNPTIVRERMQAFVSHSRRKEIKATV; the protein is encoded by the coding sequence ATGGACATCGCAACCATCATCGGAACACTGCTGGGCTTCGTCGTCGTCGTCGGAGCCATCGTCATGGGCGGGGGCGCCGCCATGTTCTTCCACGTCCCCTCGCTGTGCATCACGATCGGCGGGATGCTCTGTGCGACGATGATCCATTTCTCGCTGCCCCAATTCCTCAGCATCTTTTCCATCATCAAGAAGACCATCGTCGCCAGGATCCCCGGCCAGTCCGAGGTGGTCCAGAAGATGGTCAACTTCGCCGCGATCAATCGTCGGGACGGAACGCTGGCCCTGGAGCCGGAGATCAGCAAGCTCAGCGACCACTTTTTCGCCAAGGGCCTTCAGTTGCTCGTGGACGGACAGGATGCCGAGGCCATCCGAGACATGTTGGAGCCGGAGATTCAGTATCTCCAGGAACGTCACGCCGGCGGCAAGAAGATCCTGGAATTCATGGGGGCCGCCGCCCCGGCGTTCGGCATGATCGGGACCCTCATCGGTCTCGTACAGATGCTGCGAAACCTCAGCTCGCCCGACCAGATCGGACAGGGCATGGCCGTGGCCCTCCTGACGACGTTCTATGGGGCCTTTGCCGCCAACCTGGTCTTCATCCCTCTGGCCGGCAAACTCGGCATCTACTCAAAGGAAGAATCGCTGGCCATGGAGATGATCCTGGAAGGCGTCTGCTCCGTCGCCCAGGGCGACAACCCGACCATCGTCAGGGAGCGAATGCAGGCGTTCGTCTCGCACAGTCGGCGCAAGGAGATCAAGGCGACCGTCTGA
- a CDS encoding flagellar export protein FliJ, with the protein MRRFVWRLQKVLDIKTKEEQLKRMELFRLTETLAIRRSELLMRRRILREIAAEITRDRSAGRLGAQEFFLRNADIDDQLIRRLNAEIEELETQRKHKTAEVLAARRFKEALEKLRTEAKVRFIQEQEKLEQKEMDDRTTIAFARNESMRL; encoded by the coding sequence ATGAGACGATTCGTATGGCGCTTACAGAAGGTGCTGGACATCAAGACCAAGGAAGAGCAGCTCAAACGCATGGAGCTGTTCCGCCTGACGGAGACGCTCGCCATCCGGCGAAGCGAGCTGCTCATGCGTCGGCGCATCCTGCGCGAGATCGCGGCCGAGATCACCCGCGATCGGTCGGCTGGACGTCTGGGGGCCCAGGAGTTCTTTCTCAGGAACGCCGACATCGACGATCAACTCATTCGACGGTTGAACGCCGAAATCGAGGAACTGGAGACACAGCGAAAGCACAAGACCGCCGAGGTCCTGGCTGCCAGGCGGTTCAAAGAGGCCCTGGAGAAGCTGCGGACCGAGGCCAAGGTCCGATTCATCCAGGAGCAGGAAAAACTCGAACAAAAAGAAATGGATGACAGAACCACCATCGCCTTTGCACGAAACGAGAGTATGAGATTGTGA
- a CDS encoding FliI/YscN family ATPase produces the protein MIDTNCPTIDFDKYHSALETVEPVSCQGYVVRVSGSTIESAGPVIGLGELCGIHIGPDRRVLAEVVGFRHDHVILLPLEHIEGVSPGDIVTTRTTPRHIMLGPGILGRVLNGLGEPIDNKGPLAGLEKRPLDVSSPPPMSREKITKPLALGIRSIDGILTCAQGQRVGIFAGSGVGKSVLLGDIANGSDAAVNVVALIGERGREVREFLEENLGPEGLARSVVVVATSDVPPIQRVKAAFVAVTIAEYFRDRARNVLFMMDSLTRFAQAQREIGLAAGEPPATKGYCPSVFALMPRLIERLGCSEAGSITGILTVLVENDDLTDPVADSARSLLDGHIVLSRKLAGRGHYPAVDIAQSVSRLMSAVVSDEHRTAAQKLKEIYATYADAEDLINIGAFSPGSNRRIDGAISLIDRINDFLVQPVRQRTPFDETVRQLADIRRTWEQLLSPDGHRG, from the coding sequence ATGATCGACACCAACTGTCCCACCATCGATTTCGACAAGTACCACTCGGCCCTCGAGACGGTAGAGCCTGTGAGCTGCCAGGGTTACGTCGTACGCGTTTCGGGCTCCACCATCGAGTCGGCCGGTCCGGTCATCGGCCTGGGTGAACTGTGCGGCATTCACATCGGCCCCGACCGGCGCGTCCTGGCCGAAGTCGTCGGCTTCCGTCACGATCACGTCATCCTGTTGCCTTTGGAGCACATCGAGGGTGTCTCGCCGGGCGACATCGTAACGACGCGGACCACACCCCGACACATCATGCTGGGCCCTGGCATCCTGGGTCGCGTCCTGAACGGTCTGGGCGAGCCGATCGACAACAAAGGCCCTCTGGCCGGTCTGGAGAAGAGACCGCTGGACGTCAGCAGTCCGCCGCCGATGAGTCGCGAGAAGATCACGAAACCGCTTGCACTTGGCATCCGTTCGATCGACGGGATCCTGACCTGCGCCCAAGGCCAGCGCGTGGGGATCTTCGCCGGCAGCGGGGTCGGCAAGAGCGTTCTGCTGGGCGACATCGCCAACGGCAGCGACGCCGCCGTCAACGTCGTGGCGCTGATTGGCGAACGCGGTCGTGAGGTCCGGGAGTTTCTCGAAGAGAACCTGGGGCCTGAGGGACTGGCCCGCAGCGTGGTCGTGGTCGCCACGTCGGACGTCCCGCCCATTCAGCGGGTCAAGGCAGCCTTCGTGGCCGTCACCATCGCCGAGTACTTCCGAGACAGGGCCCGGAACGTCCTGTTCATGATGGATTCGTTGACGCGGTTCGCACAAGCCCAGCGGGAGATCGGCCTGGCCGCTGGTGAGCCGCCCGCCACGAAGGGCTATTGCCCCAGCGTTTTCGCGCTGATGCCCCGGCTGATCGAGCGCCTCGGCTGCTCCGAGGCCGGCAGCATCACGGGGATTCTGACCGTGCTGGTGGAGAACGACGACCTGACCGACCCCGTCGCCGACAGCGCGCGAAGCCTGTTGGACGGACACATCGTCCTGTCGCGAAAGCTGGCGGGCCGAGGGCACTACCCGGCCGTAGATATTGCACAGAGTGTCAGCCGTCTGATGTCGGCGGTGGTAAGCGACGAGCATCGGACGGCCGCCCAGAAACTCAAGGAGATCTACGCAACCTATGCCGACGCAGAAGACCTGATCAACATCGGGGCGTTCTCGCCCGGCAGCAACCGGCGGATCGACGGCGCGATCAGCCTGATCGACCGCATCAACGATTTCCTCGTGCAACCGGTCCGTCAGAGGACGCCGTTCGACGAGACGGTCCGGCAGTTGGCGGACATCCGACGGACGTGGGAGCAGTTGCTCAGTCCCGACGGCCATCGAGGATAG
- a CDS encoding FliH/SctL family protein, translating into MTEALTIRLARPVAGLRVVEAPGHEAPAHGPSTQMERETERPSAASAGPPEPSEAVKQQTATLVQLVQTVNTLATRLNDLHQQTIAHHRGDIARLAVEIARKILAPRIENGEYDIQTIVEEVLKRAPARQNLVVRLNPEDLAACQRFQQENPDSQFAELDLVADWSIARADCLVETPKGIVKSFVEEHLARIGEALERAQ; encoded by the coding sequence ATGACCGAGGCATTGACAATCCGTCTTGCGAGACCTGTGGCAGGACTTCGCGTCGTCGAAGCGCCGGGCCACGAGGCCCCGGCGCACGGTCCCTCGACACAGATGGAACGGGAGACGGAGCGGCCCAGTGCGGCGTCGGCCGGCCCGCCGGAACCGTCGGAGGCCGTCAAACAACAGACCGCGACCCTGGTGCAATTGGTGCAGACGGTCAACACGCTCGCCACCAGGTTGAATGACCTGCATCAGCAGACCATCGCCCATCATCGTGGCGATATCGCCAGGCTGGCCGTGGAGATTGCCAGGAAGATCCTGGCGCCGAGAATCGAGAACGGCGAGTACGACATTCAGACCATCGTCGAAGAGGTGCTGAAACGCGCGCCCGCCCGTCAGAACCTCGTGGTCCGCCTGAACCCCGAAGACCTGGCCGCCTGCCAGCGGTTCCAGCAGGAGAACCCCGACAGCCAATTCGCCGAACTGGACCTCGTCGCGGACTGGTCCATCGCCCGCGCCGACTGCCTGGTGGAGACCCCCAAAGGCATCGTCAAATCGTTCGTCGAGGAACATCTCGCACGCATCGGAGAAGCACTTGAGAGAGCGCAATAA
- a CDS encoding FliG C-terminal domain-containing protein: MALTGKQKAALLLTSLDVATAAELLRGVDPRMVQDLAVELSYLDASGFRNAKQTAEVARQFCQSLENESGFQFKNFLREVLRNTVGEDKAEQVQQEIQDLLQKRDPFMTIRSADQQKLATVLETEHPQAVAVVLSELPPKKGSEVLGRLGDGMRVSAISRMTAIGSVTPEAKASIARMVRKRIEGLGSTQQIGSAVQAPPEESLRKVAIIVRNLDKEVRDGVLEAIEQKDSDAKEKVMNLMVIWDDLPQVGDRSLQQALRGIDERQLALALHESPEEIANKIKSNISERAAAMVNEEASLMSAPKKEDVREARERIVNALRELNRNGELTFLEE, from the coding sequence GTGGCACTGACCGGAAAACAGAAAGCCGCCCTTCTGCTGACCAGCCTCGACGTGGCCACCGCCGCCGAGCTGCTCAGAGGCGTGGACCCCAGAATGGTCCAGGATCTGGCCGTCGAGCTGAGCTATCTCGACGCGTCCGGGTTTCGCAACGCCAAGCAGACTGCCGAGGTCGCCCGACAGTTCTGCCAGTCGCTGGAGAACGAATCCGGGTTCCAGTTCAAGAACTTCCTGCGCGAGGTCCTCAGGAACACCGTGGGCGAGGACAAGGCCGAACAGGTCCAACAGGAGATCCAAGACCTCCTTCAGAAGCGCGATCCGTTCATGACGATTCGTTCGGCCGACCAGCAGAAGCTGGCGACGGTGCTCGAAACCGAACACCCCCAGGCCGTCGCGGTCGTCCTGTCGGAGTTGCCCCCGAAGAAAGGCTCCGAGGTTCTCGGACGCCTGGGCGACGGCATGCGGGTCAGCGCGATCAGCCGCATGACGGCCATCGGCAGCGTCACACCGGAGGCCAAAGCCAGCATCGCTCGAATGGTACGCAAACGCATCGAGGGACTTGGATCGACGCAGCAGATCGGCAGCGCCGTCCAGGCCCCGCCGGAGGAATCACTTCGCAAGGTCGCCATCATCGTGCGCAATCTGGACAAGGAGGTCCGCGACGGTGTCCTGGAGGCCATCGAACAGAAGGACAGCGACGCGAAGGAGAAGGTGATGAACCTCATGGTGATCTGGGACGATCTGCCGCAGGTGGGCGACCGCTCGCTTCAGCAGGCCCTGCGCGGCATCGACGAGCGACAACTGGCGCTGGCCCTGCACGAGAGCCCGGAGGAGATCGCCAACAAGATCAAGTCGAACATCTCCGAGCGTGCGGCGGCGATGGTGAACGAAGAAGCGTCTCTGATGTCGGCGCCGAAGAAGGAAGACGTCCGCGAGGCGCGAGAGCGAATCGTCAACGCGCTGCGGGAACTCAACCGCAACGGGGAATTGACCTTCCTGGAAGAGTAG
- the fliF gene encoding flagellar basal-body MS-ring/collar protein FliF has protein sequence MELQHKIASVWQKVSLIQRALLVTVLVASALIGALLVHWARRPDMRMLYQDLSVGEAARITEKISEKGVAYLLRDGGTTIYVPQERVYQLRLDLAKEGLPAGEQSGYKLFDDEKIGVSPFVQNVNLSRALQDELAKSIQMIDGVAHARVHIVNPEQRLFASEQGQTSASVVLRLRPGYRLSGTNIAAITHMVSGSVKGLRSQDVTVIDSQGNLLSGQDDTKLATGAGTVHDYKERVELGLVKKAEDMLTMVLGPGRATVRVSAVVDMNSISTVTETYDPSAKVAMKEEITNNSETGAGGPGQQAGAGSTRKDETVLTEYKVGKTIKQQVVVPGEIRSLSVAVLVDLYATDANDVTAGGAPALIMEVSEVEQIVRTALGLKETDSLRVANARFRPSVDPLIEEEPVAWSHYLALARQLSLGIMAVCALIVFRIFSRARGKAVAAVEAKQLAEGGSVTAGLLTPGGPAGEPIMLRRQITHALRNNPEQVREMFLNWIEEKE, from the coding sequence ATGGAACTCCAGCACAAGATCGCCTCCGTATGGCAGAAGGTCAGCCTGATCCAGCGGGCCCTGCTGGTCACCGTCCTGGTGGCCTCAGCCCTGATCGGCGCGCTCCTGGTCCACTGGGCGCGCCGACCCGATATGCGGATGCTCTACCAGGACCTGAGTGTGGGTGAGGCGGCCAGGATCACGGAGAAGATCAGTGAAAAGGGGGTCGCCTACCTGTTGCGGGACGGCGGCACCACGATTTACGTTCCCCAGGAGCGCGTCTACCAGCTTCGACTGGACCTGGCCAAGGAGGGTTTGCCGGCCGGCGAGCAGAGCGGCTACAAACTCTTCGACGATGAGAAGATCGGCGTCAGCCCCTTCGTCCAGAACGTCAATCTCAGCCGGGCCCTGCAGGACGAGTTGGCCAAGAGCATCCAGATGATCGACGGCGTCGCGCACGCCAGGGTCCACATCGTCAACCCGGAACAACGCCTGTTCGCCTCCGAGCAGGGTCAGACCTCCGCCTCCGTCGTCCTGCGATTGCGGCCGGGCTATCGTCTCAGCGGCACCAACATCGCCGCCATTACGCATATGGTCTCCGGAAGCGTCAAGGGCCTCAGGTCGCAGGACGTCACCGTGATCGACAGCCAGGGCAATCTCCTTTCGGGCCAGGATGACACCAAACTGGCCACCGGCGCCGGCACCGTCCACGACTACAAGGAACGCGTCGAGCTGGGCCTGGTCAAGAAGGCCGAAGACATGCTCACGATGGTTTTGGGGCCGGGGCGCGCCACCGTTCGTGTCAGCGCGGTGGTCGATATGAACAGCATCAGCACCGTTACGGAGACGTACGATCCCTCGGCCAAGGTCGCAATGAAGGAGGAGATCACCAACAACTCGGAAACCGGCGCCGGAGGTCCGGGACAACAAGCGGGCGCCGGCAGCACGCGGAAGGACGAGACCGTCCTGACCGAATACAAGGTCGGCAAGACCATCAAGCAGCAGGTTGTCGTGCCGGGAGAGATTCGTTCGCTCTCGGTGGCCGTGCTCGTGGATTTGTATGCCACCGACGCCAATGACGTCACGGCCGGAGGAGCGCCGGCCCTCATCATGGAGGTCTCCGAGGTCGAGCAGATCGTTCGCACGGCGCTGGGATTGAAGGAGACCGACTCACTGAGAGTCGCCAACGCGCGGTTCCGCCCGTCGGTCGATCCCCTGATCGAGGAGGAACCGGTGGCCTGGTCGCACTATCTTGCGTTGGCGCGCCAGTTGTCGCTGGGGATCATGGCGGTCTGCGCCCTGATCGTCTTCCGCATCTTCAGTCGGGCGCGGGGCAAGGCGGTTGCCGCCGTGGAGGCGAAGCAACTGGCCGAAGGCGGCAGTGTGACCGCCGGACTGCTGACGCCCGGAGGTCCGGCCGGAGAACCGATCATGCTGCGACGACAGATCACCCACGCCCTGCGAAACAACCCGGAGCAGGTCCGAGAGATGTTCCTTAACTGGATCGAAGAGAAGGAGTGA
- the fliE gene encoding flagellar hook-basal body complex protein FliE, translated as MIQFDPNVSSTLPRAGSTMPQTEGPGGKADFSQAVKALDKYVSQVDDLQQTSDASIEDLLTGKNNDITAVVSSVAKADVSFKVLVGVRNKLIEAYKQTMNMPL; from the coding sequence ATGATCCAGTTCGATCCCAACGTCAGTTCGACCTTGCCGCGTGCCGGGTCCACCATGCCGCAGACCGAAGGTCCCGGCGGCAAGGCCGACTTCTCCCAGGCCGTCAAGGCCCTCGACAAGTATGTGTCCCAGGTCGATGACCTCCAGCAAACGTCCGACGCATCCATCGAGGACCTCCTGACCGGCAAGAACAACGACATCACGGCCGTCGTCTCCAGCGTCGCCAAGGCGGACGTCAGTTTCAAGGTCCTGGTCGGCGTCCGGAACAAACTGATCGAGGCCTACAAACAAACGATGAACATGCCGCTTTGA
- the flgC gene encoding flagellar basal body rod protein FlgC, whose product MRVDSTFGPVDIAVSGMRAQSTQMEVISSNIANARTVDDGQGQPYRRLQALFGTDNEDNHGVAGVAVYNIAQDMGALEQVFDPGNPQADAAGYVRMPNVQLPIEMMNMSTATRAYQANAAILKRYQKMIETTLELLR is encoded by the coding sequence ATGCGAGTAGACAGCACGTTCGGCCCCGTCGATATCGCCGTCTCGGGCATGAGAGCCCAGAGCACGCAGATGGAGGTCATCTCGTCCAACATCGCCAACGCCCGCACTGTTGACGACGGGCAAGGCCAGCCCTATCGCCGGCTCCAGGCGCTCTTCGGCACCGACAACGAGGACAACCACGGCGTCGCCGGTGTTGCCGTCTACAATATCGCCCAGGATATGGGTGCCCTGGAACAAGTCTTCGATCCCGGGAATCCCCAGGCTGACGCCGCAGGCTACGTCAGGATGCCGAACGTCCAGTTGCCGATCGAGATGATGAACATGTCGACCGCCACCCGGGCGTATCAGGCCAACGCCGCCATCCTGAAGCGCTATCAGAAGATGATTGAGACCACACTCGAATTGCTCCGGTAA
- the flgB gene encoding flagellar basal body rod protein FlgB, with product MSQSNSITDLLEAGIKAEGLRQKTIASNMANIETPGYRRLDVKFDELLAKALTSSGGVDLDKLEPEIHQPRNTPVRPNGNDVNMEAEVGNLVKNTLRHTAYVRLLAKRFTQIEAAIRVGS from the coding sequence ATGTCACAGTCGAACAGCATCACCGACTTGCTCGAGGCCGGGATCAAGGCCGAAGGGCTTCGCCAGAAGACGATCGCCAGCAACATGGCCAACATCGAGACGCCCGGATACCGGCGACTTGACGTCAAGTTCGACGAACTGCTGGCCAAGGCCCTGACCTCGTCCGGCGGGGTCGATCTCGACAAGCTCGAGCCCGAGATCCATCAACCCAGGAATACCCCCGTCCGACCGAACGGCAACGACGTCAATATGGAGGCAGAGGTGGGGAACCTCGTCAAGAACACCCTTCGCCACACCGCATATGTCAGACTCCTGGCGAAGCGGTTCACCCAGATCGAAGCAGCCATCCGCGTCGGGAGCTGA
- a CDS encoding flagellar hook-length control protein FliK encodes MNNVAMIVGNMLAATSGEGVAVSPEAPQSTGKGTRTAFADAPPLAKLREELRSHKKPSPGTAPSPEADAAACQPCTTPKDGAISDSSPASTEPRLPSVAVADLTAEELVSLAIVPPADEIAPLPAPAQEGDVAELDAGSDLSLLFSGQQLNVVPQTPSADGPVPTAAQVSAAAEATEAKVLSIPSDVTISQGQDAAQVSATPSVQSEISVGGRDGEAMPPAVAPGAEGPKDAALNVVPVVAEGRTDGSTTGEAKIAMAANETAGTSKPVDSQAAAAQQSRGPLEGQLPTEGARSPDSSGAATTVRVSDTPERSSDGTRQEEGKAFSQQDSAAQQAVVTATPARETPDLKSAEPLPSPIELTVSSETGPAGGSPRLSVQMPSGAGPDAASLRSPVQDIGEQILSSVHASMARADKQVQIRLNPPELGSVLVRIQETNEQVRGIIEVIRDETRREIERALPQVLKGLQDAGVQVRRLEVVVSDQPDRGLGKEQSQQDAWAQQQDSARQGHRPHDTSSHFAGTGRSLGAAHRGHSAAHDSASSIGTGSYDRIDMLV; translated from the coding sequence ATGAACAATGTTGCGATGATCGTCGGTAACATGCTGGCAGCCACGTCCGGTGAGGGTGTGGCAGTATCTCCGGAGGCTCCTCAGTCGACGGGCAAAGGGACGCGCACAGCGTTTGCCGATGCGCCGCCTTTGGCCAAGTTGCGGGAGGAACTCAGGTCCCATAAGAAGCCGTCGCCTGGCACAGCCCCGTCGCCGGAGGCGGATGCGGCGGCGTGTCAGCCTTGCACGACGCCCAAAGACGGTGCGATCTCGGATTCGTCCCCGGCGTCGACGGAGCCAAGGCTGCCATCTGTCGCCGTTGCCGACCTGACCGCGGAAGAGTTGGTCTCGCTGGCGATTGTGCCGCCGGCCGACGAGATCGCACCGTTGCCCGCTCCGGCGCAGGAGGGTGATGTGGCTGAACTCGATGCAGGCAGCGACCTTTCGCTTCTGTTCAGCGGTCAGCAGCTCAATGTTGTGCCGCAGACGCCATCCGCCGACGGTCCGGTTCCGACCGCCGCGCAGGTGAGCGCGGCAGCCGAAGCAACGGAGGCGAAGGTGCTCTCCATCCCGTCGGATGTGACGATCTCCCAGGGCCAGGACGCTGCGCAGGTCTCGGCAACGCCTTCCGTTCAGAGTGAGATCAGCGTCGGTGGCCGCGACGGAGAAGCGATGCCTCCGGCCGTTGCGCCTGGCGCCGAAGGGCCGAAGGACGCCGCCCTGAACGTGGTGCCGGTGGTCGCGGAGGGACGGACCGATGGATCGACGACTGGTGAAGCCAAGATCGCTATGGCCGCCAACGAGACGGCCGGCACATCCAAACCGGTCGATAGCCAGGCAGCGGCCGCCCAGCAATCGCGTGGGCCATTGGAGGGGCAGCTTCCGACGGAAGGAGCAAGAAGCCCTGATTCCAGTGGCGCCGCAACCACAGTCCGTGTGTCGGACACGCCCGAGCGCAGTTCGGACGGCACGCGTCAGGAAGAGGGAAAGGCCTTCTCGCAACAGGACAGCGCTGCGCAGCAAGCCGTCGTGACGGCGACGCCGGCCAGAGAAACACCTGATCTGAAGTCCGCAGAGCCATTGCCGTCTCCGATCGAACTGACCGTTTCGTCCGAGACTGGCCCGGCCGGCGGCTCTCCCCGTCTGTCCGTTCAGATGCCCAGCGGCGCCGGCCCGGACGCCGCGTCACTGCGAAGCCCGGTGCAGGACATTGGGGAACAGATTCTCAGCTCGGTTCATGCCTCGATGGCTCGCGCAGACAAACAGGTGCAGATTCGGCTGAATCCGCCGGAGCTTGGCAGCGTCCTGGTGCGCATCCAGGAAACGAACGAGCAGGTCCGTGGGATCATCGAGGTGATTCGGGACGAGACGCGGCGAGAGATCGAACGGGCGCTGCCGCAGGTCCTGAAGGGATTGCAGGACGCCGGTGTCCAGGTTCGCCGGCTGGAGGTGGTCGTCTCCGATCAGCCGGACAGGGGGCTGGGCAAAGAACAGTCGCAGCAGGATGCCTGGGCCCAGCAACAGGATTCAGCCCGGCAGGGACATCGCCCTCACGATACGTCCTCCCATTTCGCGGGGACAGGTAGGAGTCTCGGAGCGGCGCATCGAGGTCATTCGGCCGCTCACGATTCGGCATCCTCAATCGGCACCGGTTCTTACGATCGCATCGATATGCTGGTGTAA
- a CDS encoding glycosyltransferase, whose translation MENRQANTPERTLLVFNCHEPWAYQLGTLGYRLDIIVDLHGKYNPGWDERMRPLPPKARLITLPEALASPVNYYCIVTHNVTDLLDVRTRGEPRVLVLHHSLEGRIREEGPGCDPERFKDMLHKYVELIGAHVVAISMFKGESWGFTDDIVHVGIDVKDYRPYSGETARGLRICNFISSRRHILRWDIHERAFNGIPVTLVGHNPDIPGVRAARNWDDLKRTLQTHRFYIHTADPLLEAGHNMATIEAMAAGLPVLGNRHPTSPIRHGTSGFLSDDPKELQHYARILLEDRDLAALMGQQARKTVTERFSPTRFKHSFLRSIEIARRRWYTRKIAPATIPTSSLPLVTTAR comes from the coding sequence ATGGAGAACAGGCAGGCAAACACACCCGAAAGGACCCTGCTGGTCTTCAATTGTCACGAGCCGTGGGCCTATCAGCTCGGGACGCTGGGTTATCGGCTCGACATCATCGTCGATTTGCACGGCAAGTACAACCCGGGCTGGGACGAACGCATGCGTCCGCTGCCCCCCAAGGCCCGCCTGATCACCCTGCCCGAAGCCCTTGCGTCTCCGGTGAACTACTACTGCATCGTCACCCACAACGTAACCGATCTCCTGGACGTGCGTACACGCGGCGAGCCCAGGGTCCTGGTGCTTCACCACAGCCTGGAGGGACGAATCCGGGAGGAAGGGCCGGGTTGCGATCCCGAGCGGTTCAAAGATATGCTCCACAAGTACGTCGAACTGATCGGGGCCCACGTCGTGGCCATCTCCATGTTCAAAGGCGAGTCATGGGGATTCACCGACGACATCGTCCACGTGGGCATCGACGTCAAGGACTATCGGCCGTACTCGGGCGAAACGGCCCGCGGCCTGCGCATCTGCAACTTCATCAGTTCTCGCCGGCACATACTGCGTTGGGACATTCACGAACGGGCGTTCAACGGAATCCCGGTCACCCTCGTGGGCCACAACCCGGACATCCCGGGCGTGCGGGCCGCCCGCAACTGGGACGATCTGAAGAGGACCCTTCAGACCCACCGTTTCTACATCCACACGGCCGACCCGCTCCTCGAAGCGGGCCACAACATGGCCACCATCGAAGCGATGGCCGCCGGGTTGCCCGTGCTCGGAAACCGACACCCCACCTCACCGATCCGGCACGGAACCAGCGGGTTCCTCAGCGATGATCCGAAGGAACTGCAGCATTACGCGCGGATCCTGCTGGAAGATCGAGACCTTGCCGCCTTGATGGGACAGCAGGCCCGAAAGACCGTCACCGAGCGGTTCTCTCCGACGCGATTCAAACACTCATTTCTGCGGTCGATCGAGATCGCCCGACGCCGGTGGTACACGCGAAAGATCGCGCCCGCAACGATCCCAACAAGTTCGTTGCCTCTTGTCACAACCGCCCGCTGA
- a CDS encoding flagellin, translated as MLAIKNNLMASNAARYLGMSYDALATSVERLSSGLRINSASDDAAGMAVRELMRANIAVLQQGTRNAQDGVSLLQTMEGALQVIDNLLVRMQQLAEQAATGSYSSTQRVIMDNEFSEMASEITRIAESTDFNGIKMLDNSATVSIHFGGETDKIDVTGAKMDASSLGVKALSITSDGSARSALTTLTSAIETKDTARAKFGYMINRLDATGEVLGIQAENLMAAESRISDVDVATEMATLTRNQVLSQAGAAMLAQANSIPQMALTLLR; from the coding sequence ATGTTAGCAATCAAGAACAATCTTATGGCCTCGAACGCCGCCCGATACCTCGGGATGAGCTACGACGCCCTGGCCACGTCGGTTGAGAGGCTGTCATCCGGCCTTCGCATCAACAGCGCCAGCGACGACGCCGCCGGTATGGCCGTCCGCGAGTTGATGCGTGCCAACATCGCGGTGTTGCAGCAGGGGACCAGAAACGCCCAGGACGGCGTGAGTCTGCTGCAGACGATGGAAGGAGCCCTGCAGGTCATCGACAACCTCCTCGTGCGTATGCAACAGCTCGCCGAGCAGGCGGCCACGGGCTCGTACTCGTCCACCCAGCGGGTCATCATGGACAACGAGTTCTCCGAGATGGCCAGCGAGATCACGCGTATTGCCGAGTCCACCGACTTCAACGGCATCAAGATGCTCGACAACTCGGCTACGGTGTCGATCCATTTCGGTGGCGAGACGGACAAGATCGATGTTACGGGCGCGAAGATGGATGCTTCGTCCCTGGGCGTCAAGGCCCTGTCGATCACGAGCGACGGCAGTGCGCGGAGCGCGCTGACCACGCTGACCAGCGCGATCGAGACCAAGGACACGGCGCGGGCGAAGTTCGGATACATGATCAACCGACTGGATGCGACCGGCGAGGTGCTTGGGATTCAGGCCGAGAACCTGATGGCAGCCGAGTCGCGTATCTCGGACGTCGACGTGGCCACGGAAATGGCGACGCTGACGCGGAATCAGGTGCTCTCGCAGGCCGGTGCGGCGATGTTGGCGCAGGCCAACTCGATTCCGCAGATGGCCCTGACGCTCCTGAGGTAG